The following nucleotide sequence is from Gammaproteobacteria bacterium.
CGGCCGCAAGACCCGCCAGGCCGCGATCGATTCCGGCTACCAGCCGGACTTCCTCGAGGAAACCGCCGAGATTCGCTACGGCGACTGGCAGATCCTGGGCATTCCCGAAGACCTCAAGGATCGCCGCGTCGAGATTACCGGCCCGACCGACCGCAAGATGGTGATCAATGCCCTGAACTCGGGGGCGAAGGTCTTCATGGCCGACCTGGAAGATTCGCTGGCGCCCACCTTCGACAACGTCATTGGTGGCCAGTTGAACCTGCGCGATGCCAACCGCGGCGATATCGATTTCACGGCCGAAAACGGCAAGCGCTACGAGCTCAGGAAGGACCATGCGCAGCTGCTGGTTCGTCCACGCGGCCTGCACCTGCCGGAAAAGCACCTGACACTGGACGGCGAAGCCCTCAGCGGTGCACTGGTCGATTTCGGCCTGTATGCCATCCACAACATGGAGCAGCGCCTGGAGAACGGTACCGGCCTGTATCTCTACCTGCCGAAGCTCGAGCACTGGCGTGAAGCCAAGCTGTGGGCCGACGTGTTCCGCTTCACGGAAAAGCACTTCGGTGTCGAGAAGGGCACGATCAAGGTCACCGTGCTGATCGAAACGCTACCGGCCGTCTTCCAGATGCATGAAATCCTGCACGCCTTGTCGGATTACATCGTCGGCCTGAACTGCGGTCGGTGGGATTACATCTTCAGCTTCATCAAGACCTTCCGCGCCGACCAGGATCGCATCCTGCCGAATCGCGAAGTGGTCGGCATGACCGAGCATTTCCTGCGCAGCTACTCGCAGCTGCTGATCAAGACCTGCCATCGCCGCGGTGCCTTCGCCATGGGCGGCATGGCCGCACAGATTCCCATCAAGGGCGATGAAGAAGCCAACGAGAAGGCCGTCTCCAAGGTGCGCGCCGACAAGCTGCGCGAAGCCGGTGACGGCCATGACGGCACCTGGGTGGCACACCCGGGCCTGATCCCGGTAGCACGGGAAGTCTTCGACAAGGTCCTGGGCGACAAGCCGAACCAGCTTGATGTTGCTCGCGAAGACGTGAATGTCTGCGCCCGCGACCTGCTGCAGCTGCCGCAAGGCGACATCACCCTC
It contains:
- the aceB gene encoding malate synthase A, yielding MNATAEATRQALKQTRIQVEKALAPGFEEILSPEALVFVEALQTEFGPRLAKLLAGRKTRQAAIDSGYQPDFLEETAEIRYGDWQILGIPEDLKDRRVEITGPTDRKMVINALNSGAKVFMADLEDSLAPTFDNVIGGQLNLRDANRGDIDFTAENGKRYELRKDHAQLLVRPRGLHLPEKHLTLDGEALSGALVDFGLYAIHNMEQRLENGTGLYLYLPKLEHWREAKLWADVFRFTEKHFGVEKGTIKVTVLIETLPAVFQMHEILHALSDYIVGLNCGRWDYIFSFIKTFRADQDRILPNREVVGMTEHFLRSYSQLLIKTCHRRGAFAMGGMAAQIPIKGDEEANEKAVSKVRADKLREAGDGHDGTWVAHPGLIPVAREVFDKVLGDKPNQLDVAREDVNVCARDLLQLPQGDITLGGVAGNVEVAIDYTAAWLNGNGCVPLNNLMEDAATAEIARTQLWQWHRYEAKTRENEVISRDLIESLIERTLGERRAALGDDAFANGKFAEAAELLRDLTFKEDLEDFLTLPAYETF